GTTTCCAATTTTACATGTTATGTAACCACTCACTGCTGAGACGACTGGATGTGACTGAAAGTTTGGAAATTGAAACACAAATCTATTGACGACGATGATGATGTAAGACTCATCATgagtatataaataaataatttgcagaatatatataatatatattttaaaaaaagaaagactcatcatgcttAAACTTGTTGGGTTAGTTTGTTGATCTACTtaaatagattaaaaaaatttttaataataaatcaGATACATATTTAGTTACTAATTTTTACAGATctgtaatatataataaatatatttaataacatactattattaaaaatattatgtagccattgacaacaaaCGCGattatttcatttttctttgtttccaAGAACATATTAAACAATCATGtcatatttatacataaaaagtAGAGTAAAAGCCCTTTCCGGTCCCTAACCATTTACCCGATGGACGACCCACCCCCTAAGTAATTTAAAACCCCAAATCGGTCCCTATCAATGATGGTATATGGACATTGAAGACCCTGCAACCGGTTCCCAGCAGGTGACATGCTGATCTGTCAGTCACTTGTCCACCTGGATTTTTGTCCTACATAATTAGGACTAATCGCCCCCTGCACCTTTGAAACGATGCGTTCCATGAACTCCCATGTACTCCCATGTACTCCCATGTACCCCCCTGCTGGGTCAAATTGATTCATGTACTCCCATCCTCCATGGCACACACTTTTAAATTTTTCCATTGCCGCTTTGAACTGCACCTGAGTGGTGCACTTGGCAGCATGCCATAACAGACCCTTTACCTGCTTGTTATTGAACCTTTGTTGAAGATTCTTCCAAATATGCAGCACACAATTTCTGTGGTGTGCATAGGGCATGACTTCCTTGGCTGCACGCATAAGTCCCTGCAAAGATGGTTTACAAACCAAATATAATGCACTTATGACATAAAGACACCAATAACTACACACCAATTGCTGGGAATAGACATAGACCAATCATAAGCCACTTAACCGTATATGCATAAACTAATAATGAATGTATTATGTTGTGCAGAATTCTACTAACCAAAAGCTAGAAATTAAACAACACGATTACAAACAAATACTAACCCAGGTGACAATTCACAGATTAACAGATTATTTCTATGGAAGGGATACCAACAATTGTAAGGGAAGATGGTTAGATTGGTTGTATTTACTACCAACTATGTTGCTGAATTTCTTCAGTTTAACAAGTATAGCCTTTTGCTTCAATTAGCAGATATTCCACTTTAAATCTAAACAAACAACTAA
This sequence is a window from Arachis stenosperma cultivar V10309 chromosome 10, arast.V10309.gnm1.PFL2, whole genome shotgun sequence. Protein-coding genes within it:
- the LOC130957823 gene encoding uncharacterized protein LOC130957823, which translates into the protein MALDANNHVFVIAYAVTRAENTENWTWFLTRLQDDLGDHQVRGWNLMSDQQKGLMRAAKEVMPYAHHRNCVLHIWKNLQQRFNNKQVKGLLWHAAKCTTQVQFKAAMEKFKSVCHGGWEYMNQFDPAGGYMGVHGSTWEFMERIVSKVQGAISPNYVGQKSRWTSD